From Planktothrix serta PCC 8927, one genomic window encodes:
- a CDS encoding glycosyltransferase family 2 protein encodes MLEILDLEIIQLSVIIPYWQQRDFLLDMIINLEYNLEVNYEIIILGDRNLLNFDLADILNYLKAQGHRILFFECPFQAQEIFNQAIAQAQGQYILWVQYPVLFFPEGLREAITILEENLEVCGVYSNSLFALDDINQSLNFKEIGAIFRKTIWQTEIILKEDLLNIETLNWEFQFKSSSNDLIFYPIHNKILEPIINNRSKPETQEFKIQEYPLVSVCIPAYNGELFIAEAISSILSQTYCKIELIISDDHSQDNTVAIAQSFQDQTTIPLSILTPNHQGLAQNSNFCIEQSQGKYIKFLYQDDILTPNCIEKMVTLAETDPEIGLVFSPREMFFLNQNDIDLDLIAVYQEFANLHQSWSNLNSIQWGTELLADPNLWEHPINKIGEPSTVLLRKSVLETVGYFDPQLNQLVDLDLWWRILGQFKVGFVEETLSYFRLHSQQKTHQNMQEGKATDINFYDKIYSHPDYNFLTPLSRHQAFLIYNFILKDS; translated from the coding sequence ATGCTAGAAATTTTAGATTTAGAAATAATTCAACTCTCGGTGATTATTCCCTACTGGCAACAGAGAGATTTTTTGTTAGATATGATTATCAATTTAGAGTATAATCTGGAGGTAAACTATGAAATTATTATTTTAGGCGATCGCAATTTATTAAATTTTGATTTAGCAGATATCCTAAATTATTTAAAAGCGCAAGGTCATCGAATTTTATTCTTTGAATGTCCCTTTCAAGCACAAGAAATTTTTAATCAAGCCATTGCTCAAGCACAAGGTCAGTATATCCTTTGGGTACAATATCCGGTTCTATTTTTCCCTGAAGGGTTGCGAGAAGCAATCACAATTTTAGAGGAAAATTTAGAAGTTTGTGGAGTTTATAGTAACAGTTTGTTTGCTTTAGATGATATTAATCAATCCCTGAATTTTAAAGAAATTGGAGCAATTTTTAGAAAAACAATTTGGCAAACTGAAATTATATTAAAAGAAGATTTACTGAATATTGAAACTTTAAATTGGGAATTTCAATTTAAAAGCAGTTCAAATGATTTAATTTTTTATCCTATTCATAATAAAATATTAGAACCTATAATTAACAATCGTTCAAAACCTGAAACTCAAGAATTTAAAATTCAAGAATATCCTTTAGTTAGTGTTTGTATCCCCGCTTATAACGGAGAACTATTTATTGCTGAAGCAATATCTAGTATTTTATCTCAAACTTATTGTAAAATTGAATTAATTATTTCTGATGATCATTCTCAGGATAATACAGTGGCGATCGCCCAATCTTTTCAAGATCAAACCACAATCCCCCTTTCTATTTTAACCCCTAATCATCAAGGATTAGCTCAAAATAGTAATTTTTGTATTGAGCAGTCTCAGGGGAAATATATTAAATTTCTCTATCAAGATGATATTTTAACGCCCAATTGTATTGAAAAAATGGTAACTTTAGCGGAAACCGATCCCGAAATTGGATTAGTTTTTTCACCGAGAGAAATGTTTTTTCTCAATCAAAATGATATCGATTTAGATCTCATAGCCGTTTATCAAGAATTTGCCAATTTACATCAAAGTTGGTCAAATTTAAACTCAATTCAATGGGGAACAGAACTTCTAGCTGATCCAAATTTATGGGAACATCCCATTAATAAAATTGGAGAACCTAGTACGGTATTATTGCGGAAATCAGTATTAGAAACCGTAGGCTATTTTGACCCGCAATTAAATCAATTAGTGGATTTAGATTTATGGTGGAGAATATTAGGACAATTTAAAGTCGGTTTTGTTGAAGAAACTCTTTCTTATTTTCGCCTGCATTCTCAACAAAAAACCCATCAAAATATGCAGGAAGGGAAAGCAACAGATATCAACTTTTATGATAAAATTTACTCCCACCCGGATTATAATTTTTTGACACCCCTGTCTCGTCACCAAGCCTTCTTGATTTATAATTTTATTTTAAAAGATTCATGA
- a CDS encoding class I SAM-dependent methyltransferase, protein MQPPKISLPYFDIVLERFAEGDTDAEQVFGRHVHWGYWENPVEADGSIADFTVAAEQLSQRIYAAAGVKDGDRVLDAGCGFGGTIASLNENFNQMQLVGLNIDSRQLEKARQQVQPQKNNQIEFVEGDACRLPFPDASFDVVLAVECIFHFPSREAFFREAKRVLRPNGRLAISDFVPVSVFYHLYNFLRKIPTFSINSTYGNVNTEFTLNDYQKLAIATEFNLNLKEDITRNTLPTYPIVRRFFEQAGKQDSANVTGLIEIASRLGLLRYCVLGFEVISG, encoded by the coding sequence ATGCAACCTCCTAAGATTTCTCTCCCTTACTTTGATATTGTACTAGAACGTTTCGCTGAGGGTGATACAGATGCAGAACAAGTATTTGGTCGTCACGTCCACTGGGGTTACTGGGAAAATCCAGTCGAAGCTGATGGGTCAATTGCGGATTTTACCGTCGCAGCCGAACAATTATCCCAGCGAATTTATGCAGCCGCCGGAGTAAAAGATGGCGATCGCGTATTGGATGCAGGATGTGGTTTTGGGGGCACAATTGCCAGTTTGAATGAGAACTTTAATCAGATGCAGCTAGTGGGTTTAAATATTGATTCTCGACAATTAGAAAAAGCTAGACAGCAAGTTCAACCCCAGAAGAATAACCAAATCGAATTTGTCGAAGGAGATGCTTGTCGTCTTCCCTTTCCAGACGCATCTTTTGATGTGGTTTTAGCTGTGGAGTGCATTTTTCATTTTCCCAGTCGGGAAGCTTTTTTTCGGGAAGCCAAGCGTGTACTTCGTCCCAACGGTAGATTAGCAATTTCTGATTTTGTACCCGTCTCAGTCTTTTATCATTTGTACAATTTTTTACGCAAAATACCTACTTTTTCTATTAATTCAACTTACGGGAACGTAAATACTGAATTTACCTTAAATGACTATCAAAAACTAGCAATAGCTACGGAATTTAACTTGAATTTAAAAGAAGATATTACCCGAAATACACTCCCAACTTACCCAATAGTTCGCCGTTTTTTTGAGCAAGCTGGGAAACAGGACTCTGCCAATGTGACCGGACTTATAGAAATAGCGAGTCGCTTAGGTTTGTTACGTTATTGCGTGCTAGGTTTTGAGGTAATTTCAGGTTAA
- a CDS encoding glycoside hydrolase family 10 protein — MEVRGVWLTNTDSRVMFSRQTIAEAMEFLANTGFNVVFPVVWNKGVTLYRSQVMAQTFGVEIDFYSKGRDPLQEVIEEAHRVGLKVIPWFEFGFASSYQQNGGRILAQKPGWSGINSTGGLLVKNGFEWMNAFDPEVQDFVLSLVLEVVRKYNIDGIQGDDRMPAMPSEGGYDPKTVARYRAEFGRQPPAYHKDSQWVQWRANILTNFLVRLRREVKAIKPSLLISMAPSIYKWGLDEYLQDYIAWIDQDLVDWIHPQLYRRNFWSYKGLVDQLVDVQFRDWQLPKLSPGILAKIGSYCISTDDLLKSIDYNRFKGVQGEIFFFYEALRLNNNALATALKKGPYATPAKLR; from the coding sequence ATGGAAGTTCGTGGTGTCTGGCTGACCAATACCGATAGTCGAGTCATGTTTTCTCGACAAACCATTGCCGAAGCGATGGAGTTTTTAGCGAACACAGGTTTTAATGTTGTGTTTCCGGTGGTTTGGAATAAGGGCGTGACGTTGTATCGCAGTCAAGTCATGGCTCAAACCTTTGGTGTGGAAATCGATTTCTATTCTAAGGGACGTGACCCCCTGCAAGAAGTGATTGAGGAAGCTCATCGGGTGGGTTTAAAAGTCATTCCCTGGTTTGAATTTGGATTTGCCAGTTCTTATCAACAAAATGGAGGCAGAATTCTGGCTCAAAAACCGGGGTGGTCAGGAATTAATTCCACGGGTGGGTTATTAGTTAAAAATGGTTTTGAGTGGATGAATGCCTTTGATCCAGAAGTCCAAGATTTCGTTCTCAGTTTGGTTTTAGAGGTGGTGAGAAAATATAATATTGATGGCATTCAAGGGGATGACCGAATGCCTGCGATGCCCTCGGAAGGAGGTTATGATCCGAAAACTGTTGCTCGTTATCGGGCAGAATTCGGTCGCCAGCCTCCGGCTTATCATAAAGATTCCCAATGGGTACAATGGCGAGCGAATATCCTCACAAATTTTTTAGTCCGTTTACGTCGAGAAGTCAAAGCCATTAAACCGAGTTTGTTAATTTCTATGGCTCCTAGTATTTATAAATGGGGTTTAGATGAATATTTACAAGATTATATTGCTTGGATTGATCAAGATTTAGTTGATTGGATTCATCCTCAATTATATCGGCGCAATTTTTGGAGTTATAAAGGGTTAGTGGATCAATTAGTTGATGTTCAGTTTAGAGATTGGCAATTACCTAAACTTTCTCCGGGGATTTTAGCTAAAATAGGTTCCTATTGCATTTCTACTGATGATTTATTAAAGTCGATTGATTACAATCGCTTTAAAGGAGTTCAAGGAGAAATATTTTTCTTTTATGAAGCCCTAAGATTGAATAATAATGCCTTGGCTACAGCCTTGAAAAAAGGCCCTTATGCTACTCCTGCGAAATTGCGATAA
- a CDS encoding pentapeptide repeat-containing protein — MKSSEIIDAHKLLTRYATGERNFSGTHLIEACLKDANLNRINLSNAALQCTNLSRARLIGANLNGADLSQVNLSLSILVEANLSGASLTNTILRHADLSGVMFSGAILSQTDLSGANLTGASLISACLLNGCKLTNAILVGATLSRAILSGADLTGANLTRTILSEVDLSGANLSHVKLVRSHLNRGNLSGVNLNHADLSEASLRETNLCVANLTGVNLQGADLSGANLNGANLNGANLQDTNLKNAYLNGLNLQNADLRHADLTQANLRGANLSGANLGGATLLEADLRGANLSHANLTGAGLLLTSLKGANLTGANLCEANLIGASLSVVNLNEAALEGAILPNGATHA; from the coding sequence ATGAAGTCCAGTGAAATTATCGATGCCCATAAGCTATTAACGCGATATGCCACAGGAGAAAGAAATTTTAGCGGCACCCATCTGATAGAAGCCTGTCTAAAAGATGCGAATCTTAATCGCATTAATCTGAGTAATGCTGCTTTACAATGTACTAATTTATCTCGCGCTCGCCTGATTGGAGCTAATCTAAATGGGGCTGATCTGAGTCAAGTCAACCTCTCCCTATCGATTTTAGTCGAAGCCAATCTCAGTGGTGCCAGTCTGACTAATACGATTCTACGCCATGCTGACCTGAGTGGGGTGATGTTCAGTGGTGCGATTCTTTCCCAGACTGATTTAAGTGGGGCGAATCTCACCGGAGCCAGTTTAATTTCAGCTTGTCTGCTCAATGGTTGCAAACTGACCAATGCAATTTTGGTGGGTGCAACTCTCAGCCGAGCGATTTTAAGCGGTGCTGATTTAACGGGTGCTAACTTAACTCGAACTATTTTAAGCGAAGTGGATCTCAGTGGTGCTAATTTAAGTCATGTAAAATTAGTGCGATCGCATTTGAACCGAGGCAACCTCAGTGGGGTTAACCTGAATCATGCCGATCTCAGTGAAGCCAGTTTGCGAGAAACGAATCTTTGTGTTGCTAACTTAACCGGTGTTAACCTCCAAGGTGCTGATTTAAGTGGCGCGAACTTGAACGGTGCTAACTTAAACGGAGCTAACCTACAAGATACCAATCTGAAAAATGCCTATTTAAACGGCTTAAACTTACAAAATGCCGATTTAAGACACGCTGATTTGACCCAAGCTAACCTCCGGGGAGCTAACCTCAGTGGGGCTAACTTAGGAGGAGCGACTCTGTTAGAAGCCGACTTGCGCGGTGCAAACCTCAGCCATGCGAACCTCACGGGAGCCGGACTGCTGTTGACCTCCCTCAAAGGCGCTAATTTAACCGGAGCCAACCTCTGTGAAGCCAATCTCATTGGTGCAAGTCTGAGTGTGGTTAACCTCAACGAAGCTGCTCTCGAAGGGGCAATTCTTCCTAACGGAGCCACCCACGCTTAA
- the speD gene encoding adenosylmethionine decarboxylase, translated as MKQLGTHLVVDAWQCPAELLNDPERIRRAILDAISAGGATLIDLCVHQFSPHGVTATATLAESHIAIHTWPELGYFAADLFFCGKGNPQRAIKFLETALQAKQVRFREFKRGYEPDDTEIPDSISEESLATLVETGNRG; from the coding sequence ATGAAACAATTGGGAACTCATCTGGTCGTTGACGCTTGGCAGTGTCCCGCAGAACTTCTGAACGATCCTGAACGCATCCGTCGCGCAATTCTTGATGCAATTTCTGCTGGAGGGGCTACCCTCATCGACTTATGTGTACACCAGTTTAGTCCTCACGGAGTAACTGCAACAGCAACCTTGGCTGAATCTCACATTGCTATACACACTTGGCCAGAACTGGGATATTTCGCTGCCGACTTGTTCTTTTGTGGAAAAGGAAATCCTCAGCGAGCCATTAAATTTCTAGAAACCGCGCTTCAAGCCAAACAGGTAAGATTCCGGGAATTTAAACGCGGTTATGAACCCGACGACACTGAAATTCCAGATTCAATTAGTGAAGAATCCTTAGCAACTTTAGTTGAGACTGGAAATCGCGGTTAA
- the queF gene encoding preQ(1) synthase, which yields MSHSFTEATKSPAASPEAELKYGEREITEGQLITFPNPRIGRRYEVQITLPEFTCKCPFSGYPDFATIYLTYVPHERVVELKSIKLYINSYRDRYISHEESINQILDDFVAATNPLEVRIKGDFNPRGNVHTVVEVEHRQQNSES from the coding sequence ATGAGCCACTCCTTTACTGAAGCCACAAAATCCCCCGCAGCAAGTCCAGAAGCAGAATTAAAGTATGGTGAACGGGAAATCACCGAAGGACAACTGATTACCTTCCCTAATCCTAGAATTGGCCGTCGTTATGAAGTTCAGATTACCTTACCTGAATTTACCTGTAAATGTCCGTTTTCCGGTTATCCCGATTTTGCGACTATTTATTTAACCTACGTTCCCCATGAACGGGTTGTGGAATTAAAATCGATCAAACTTTATATTAATAGCTACCGCGATCGCTATATTTCCCACGAAGAATCCATTAACCAAATTTTAGATGACTTTGTAGCGGCGACTAATCCCCTAGAAGTCCGAATTAAAGGGGATTTTAACCCTCGTGGTAATGTTCATACCGTTGTGGAAGTCGAACATCGCCAGCAGAACTCAGAATCCTAG
- the rpmI gene encoding 50S ribosomal protein L35, translating to MPKLKTRKSAARRFRVTGSGKIVRRRAYKSHLLQHKSSARKRHLSNMALVSETQEDNVRLMLPYL from the coding sequence ATGCCCAAACTCAAAACTCGTAAATCCGCAGCCAGACGTTTTAGAGTCACAGGCAGTGGAAAAATTGTACGTCGTCGGGCTTATAAAAGCCATTTATTACAACATAAAAGCTCTGCTCGCAAACGCCATCTGTCTAATATGGCGCTGGTGAGTGAGACTCAAGAAGACAACGTGCGTTTGATGCTGCCCTATTTGTAA
- the rplT gene encoding 50S ribosomal protein L20 — protein MTRVKRGNVARKRRKKILKLAKGFRGCQSTNFRTANQRVMQALKNAYRDRRNRKRDFRRLWITRINAAARINGISYSQLVGNMKKANILLNRKMLAQLAVLDPETFGKVVDLAKSETK, from the coding sequence ATGACCCGAGTTAAGCGCGGTAATGTTGCTCGCAAACGCCGCAAAAAAATACTGAAACTTGCCAAAGGATTCCGGGGGTGTCAGTCCACTAACTTCCGCACTGCGAATCAGAGAGTCATGCAGGCGTTGAAAAATGCCTATCGAGATCGTCGTAACCGCAAACGGGACTTTAGACGGTTGTGGATTACCCGGATTAATGCAGCGGCTCGAATCAATGGTATCAGCTATAGTCAGTTAGTTGGCAATATGAAAAAAGCCAATATCTTACTGAATCGCAAAATGTTAGCACAACTTGCCGTTTTAGATCCTGAAACCTTTGGGAAAGTGGTTGATCTTGCTAAGAGTGAAACAAAGTAG
- a CDS encoding RNA-guided endonuclease InsQ/TnpB family protein, translating to MFQGYKLRIYPAIEQQIALAKSFGCCRWYWNYALNLCQETYKTTGKGLSRKAIQGLLPQLKQEYPWLKDAYSQCLQVVALNLCTAYKNFFEKRARLPQFKSKHGRQSISYPQSVKFEGDYLKLPGKVGLVYCCRHREIEGTIKTVTISKNRDGK from the coding sequence ATGTTTCAAGGGTATAAACTCCGAATCTATCCAGCGATTGAGCAGCAAATAGCCTTAGCCAAAAGCTTTGGTTGTTGCCGTTGGTATTGGAATTATGCCCTAAACTTGTGTCAAGAAACTTATAAAACAACAGGAAAAGGGCTATCAAGAAAAGCAATTCAAGGATTATTACCTCAACTGAAGCAGGAATATCCTTGGCTAAAAGATGCTTATTCCCAATGCTTGCAAGTTGTCGCTCTCAATTTATGTACAGCTTACAAAAACTTCTTTGAGAAACGAGCAAGATTACCTCAATTCAAATCCAAACACGGCAGACAATCAATCAGTTATCCTCAAAGCGTTAAATTTGAAGGGGATTACCTGAAATTACCCGGTAAAGTGGGGTTAGTTTATTGTTGTCGCCATCGAGAAATTGAGGGAACAATTAAAACCGTTACCATCTCCAAGAATCGTGATGGGAAATA
- a CDS encoding tetratricopeptide repeat protein: MDTNLPIAYLLILVVLLSGAIVFLIRQIIKTRRIETTLFDLQTKLAKEPGNAQEYYQLGGIYNDKKLYSQAINILQKALKAGEDEDPQNLAMIYNALGYAHLAKEQYDIAIRQYKEALKLNPVYPTASNNLGYAYEKKKLTAQALEAYSQTLKIDPNNQTAKRRVESLQKRVGIPSEAAQ, encoded by the coding sequence ATGGATACTAATCTTCCTATTGCCTATCTATTAATTTTAGTGGTGTTACTTTCCGGCGCCATTGTCTTCCTGATTCGTCAAATTATTAAAACTCGTCGGATAGAAACCACCCTCTTTGATTTGCAAACTAAATTAGCAAAAGAACCGGGAAATGCACAGGAATACTATCAATTAGGCGGTATTTATAACGATAAAAAACTTTACTCTCAAGCTATTAACATATTGCAAAAAGCTTTAAAAGCGGGTGAGGATGAAGATCCTCAAAACTTAGCGATGATTTATAATGCGTTAGGATATGCCCATCTAGCTAAAGAACAGTACGATATTGCCATTCGTCAATATAAAGAAGCCTTAAAATTAAATCCAGTTTATCCCACTGCTTCTAATAATTTGGGTTATGCCTATGAAAAGAAAAAGCTAACCGCCCAAGCGTTAGAAGCATATTCACAAACTCTGAAAATTGACCCCAACAATCAAACCGCAAAACGTCGGGTTGAATCTCTACAGAAACGGGTAGGAATTCCCTCAGAAGCAGCACAATAA
- a CDS encoding lipid kinase has protein sequence MAIFPQLPYPKTALLLVNPHARKTQKNLSEVVYQLQALGFDIIQESPEHPQEFTPTIQRYQEQVDFVIVGGGDGTLNAAVDGLVETGLPLAILPLGTANDLARTLGIPPTVTEACQIIASGHKQKIDLGWVNGKHFFNVASFGLSVNITRKLTTQSKKRWGVLAYAWAAIQATLTARPFHALIQVDGQRERVKTLQIAVGNGKYYGGGMSIAHDATIDDQRLDLYSLEIKHWWQIPLVWLTLRTGRHRQELGVRAVYGSDFEIYTSKPYPINTDGEITTRTPAHFRVIPQALTVLVPPPK, from the coding sequence ATGGCGATTTTTCCCCAACTTCCCTATCCGAAAACGGCTTTACTTTTGGTTAATCCCCATGCTCGCAAAACCCAAAAGAATTTATCGGAAGTGGTGTATCAACTTCAAGCCTTGGGTTTCGATATTATTCAAGAGTCCCCGGAACATCCCCAAGAATTTACCCCAACGATTCAACGGTATCAAGAGCAAGTGGATTTTGTGATTGTGGGGGGCGGAGATGGAACTCTCAACGCTGCGGTGGATGGACTGGTAGAAACGGGTTTACCCCTGGCTATATTACCCTTGGGGACGGCCAATGATTTAGCCCGAACTTTAGGAATTCCCCCCACCGTGACAGAAGCTTGTCAAATTATTGCCAGTGGACATAAACAAAAGATTGATTTAGGTTGGGTGAATGGTAAACACTTTTTTAATGTGGCGAGTTTTGGGTTGAGCGTGAATATTACTCGTAAACTTACCACCCAATCTAAAAAACGCTGGGGGGTTTTAGCCTATGCGTGGGCGGCGATTCAAGCGACGCTGACGGCTCGACCTTTCCATGCTTTAATTCAAGTCGATGGTCAGAGAGAACGGGTCAAAACCTTACAAATTGCTGTCGGAAATGGTAAATACTATGGGGGTGGAATGTCCATTGCCCACGATGCGACCATCGATGATCAACGCTTAGATCTTTATAGCTTAGAAATCAAGCATTGGTGGCAAATTCCCTTGGTCTGGTTAACCCTGAGAACAGGAAGACATCGCCAAGAATTAGGGGTTAGGGCTGTATATGGCTCAGATTTTGAAATTTATACCAGTAAACCCTACCCCATTAATACCGATGGGGAAATCACAACCAGGACACCTGCTCATTTTCGGGTAATTCCCCAAGCCTTAACAGTTTTGGTTCCCCCTCCTAAGTAG
- a CDS encoding amino acid ABC transporter substrate-binding protein — MHKYGSLLVATFLLVAPLTACESSNTTSTSTASPGGNSTSAANTGTGQSRLDIVKQRGKLICGVDGKIPGFSFVDETGQYSGLDVDVCKAVAAAVLGDANAVEFRNLDSTERFEALKAGEVDMLSRNTTWTISRDTSVGLEFAPTTFYDGQGMMVRQDSGVTKLEDLQGKAVCVEAGTTTELNLTDAMRQRGVQFETVTFQQADPAYAAYAEGRCLGMTSDKSQLVARRSTLPNPDEHILLDVTMSKEPLGPVTVNNDSAWFDVVKWTTFALIEAEELGVNQANVDQLKTSDNPNIKRFLGTEGDLGKGIGLSNDFAGNAIKAVGNYGEVYERNLGEGSQFKLPRGQNALWTNGGLMYSPPLR; from the coding sequence ATGCACAAATACGGTTCTTTGCTAGTAGCAACATTCCTGTTAGTTGCACCCCTAACAGCCTGTGAATCATCGAATACTACTAGCACCAGTACAGCTTCTCCTGGAGGAAACTCAACATCTGCGGCTAATACAGGAACTGGTCAAAGTCGTCTGGATATTGTCAAGCAGCGCGGAAAGCTCATCTGTGGTGTCGATGGTAAAATCCCCGGATTTAGCTTTGTGGATGAAACGGGCCAATATTCCGGCCTGGATGTTGATGTTTGTAAAGCGGTAGCCGCAGCCGTTTTGGGTGATGCTAATGCGGTTGAATTTCGCAATTTGGATTCAACAGAACGATTTGAAGCCTTAAAAGCGGGGGAAGTCGATATGCTCTCGCGCAATACCACCTGGACAATTAGCCGAGATACCTCCGTTGGCTTAGAATTTGCCCCGACTACATTCTACGATGGTCAGGGAATGATGGTTCGTCAAGATAGTGGTGTTACTAAATTAGAAGATTTACAAGGAAAAGCCGTTTGTGTAGAAGCGGGAACCACTACCGAACTCAATTTAACCGATGCCATGCGTCAACGGGGTGTACAGTTTGAAACCGTTACATTCCAACAAGCTGACCCCGCTTATGCTGCTTATGCAGAAGGCCGTTGTCTAGGGATGACCTCTGACAAATCTCAACTGGTGGCCCGCCGCAGTACCCTCCCCAACCCTGATGAGCATATTCTTCTGGATGTTACGATGTCCAAAGAACCCCTTGGCCCTGTAACTGTAAATAATGATTCTGCTTGGTTTGATGTGGTCAAATGGACAACCTTTGCGTTAATTGAAGCCGAAGAATTAGGGGTAAATCAAGCCAATGTTGATCAACTTAAAACCAGCGATAACCCCAATATTAAACGATTCCTGGGAACAGAAGGGGATCTAGGTAAAGGAATAGGATTAAGTAATGATTTTGCTGGTAATGCCATTAAAGCTGTTGGAAATTATGGTGAAGTTTATGAACGAAACCTCGGTGAAGGTTCACAATTTAAACTTCCGCGTGGGCAAAATGCACTGTGGACAAATGGCGGTTTGATGTATTCTCCGCCTTTGCGTTAA
- a CDS encoding amino acid ABC transporter permease: MTINRDQKIPLWRDERFWRIALQVLVIVIVVSVFALLGGNLTRNLRQTGSNFGFDFLNTSAGFNILDSLIPYTPTDPYSRVLLAGLLNSLRVMFFGIILTTLLGIAVGVARFSDNWLLRQLAFIYVEIVRNTPLLLQLVFWYGIFVQMPPVKNSLTISNSIFLSKQGIFLPWPSGIQGIIGFGVLVICAIAALIVSKKRIKVMVERGESGQPQLITLGIIGIIALLTLIVGLNWQRPMFNPTTNNIEGGLRLTIEFTTLLVSLVVYTAAYIAEIVRAGIQSVPKGQWEAARSLGLKSGLVMQLVVFPQALRVIIPPLNSQYLNLAKNSSLAIAVAYADVYNVATTTFNQTGRAIEVMLIIMATYLTINLFISLGMNQLNRSVQLRER, from the coding sequence ATGACCATCAACAGAGATCAGAAAATTCCGCTTTGGCGAGATGAGCGATTTTGGCGAATTGCCTTGCAGGTTTTAGTGATTGTGATTGTCGTTAGTGTATTCGCTCTTTTAGGCGGGAACCTAACTCGAAATCTCAGACAAACTGGAAGCAATTTTGGCTTTGATTTTTTAAATACATCGGCGGGATTTAATATTCTCGATAGTTTAATTCCCTATACTCCAACTGATCCCTATAGTCGGGTTTTATTAGCTGGATTATTGAATTCTCTGCGGGTGATGTTTTTTGGAATTATCCTAACAACTTTATTAGGAATTGCCGTTGGTGTTGCCCGTTTTTCGGATAATTGGCTTCTGCGTCAGTTAGCATTTATTTATGTCGAAATTGTCCGCAATACGCCTCTATTATTGCAGCTTGTATTTTGGTATGGTATTTTTGTACAAATGCCTCCTGTCAAAAACAGTTTAACAATTTCAAATTCTATTTTCTTGTCTAAACAAGGAATTTTTCTGCCTTGGCCGTCAGGAATTCAAGGGATAATTGGATTTGGGGTTTTAGTGATTTGTGCGATCGCAGCCCTAATTGTGTCGAAAAAAAGAATAAAAGTTATGGTAGAAAGGGGGGAATCTGGACAACCTCAATTAATCACTTTAGGAATTATTGGAATCATTGCCTTATTAACATTAATAGTAGGATTAAATTGGCAACGTCCTATGTTTAATCCTACTACCAATAATATTGAAGGGGGATTAAGACTCACCATTGAATTTACAACACTTTTAGTTAGTTTAGTGGTGTATACGGCGGCTTATATTGCTGAAATTGTGCGTGCAGGAATTCAATCTGTTCCCAAAGGTCAATGGGAAGCTGCCCGATCTTTAGGATTAAAATCAGGTTTAGTCATGCAGTTAGTCGTATTTCCTCAAGCATTGCGAGTGATTATTCCACCGTTAAATAGTCAATATTTGAACTTAGCAAAAAACTCCAGTTTAGCGATCGCTGTTGCTTATGCAGATGTCTATAATGTTGCCACTACAACCTTTAATCAAACCGGAAGAGCGATAGAAGTGATGTTAATTATTATGGCAACCTATCTAACAATTAATCTATTTATTTCTTTAGGAATGAATCAATTAAACCGCAGTGTTCAATTACGAGAAAGATAA